A region from the Eleginops maclovinus isolate JMC-PN-2008 ecotype Puerto Natales chromosome 17, JC_Emac_rtc_rv5, whole genome shotgun sequence genome encodes:
- the gnptab gene encoding LOW QUALITY PROTEIN: N-acetylglucosamine-1-phosphotransferase subunits alpha/beta (The sequence of the model RefSeq protein was modified relative to this genomic sequence to represent the inferred CDS: inserted 4 bases in 4 codons; deleted 1 base in 1 codon), translating to MQRHALPKRTMVVVNSVLKLLQRQTYTCLSHRYGLYLCFGGIVLMIVSAFQFGEVVVEWSRDQYHVLFDSYRDNVGGKSFQSRLCLPMPIDVVYTWVNGTDVALLKELKTVKEQLEEEQRALRERLGKNASETTEVPKESVKPECLLSHCIIAPMLALDPALPANITLKELPSLSPSFSTAKELLLMNTPFHPSNTVTVAVFHSQADADKAYKDVSKELQKFSVSRCYLTTDKEAPGLIRMQSLAYLSGFPATFKQTEQLRVKLPSVITTKINQFELYSEASIALLHLKTPQDFTDLTQQAKKNLTLDGKELTISPGYLFWDLTAISQSKQDEDVSASRFEDNEELRYSLRSVEKHAPWVRHIFIVTNGQIPSWLNLDNPRVTVVTHQDIFLNHSHLPTFSSPAIETHIHRIPGLSQKFIYLNDDVMFGKDVWPDDFYSHSKGQKVYLTWPVPNCAEGCPGSWIKDGYCDKACNNSACDWDGGDCLGAAGSSRFAAGVGGGAGGAGGQVWQFAGGLGGIGGTSYCNQGCANSWLADKFCDQACNVLSCGFDVGDCGQEHFGELRHVTLLRNLSLYTLPVGETKPYFSFDRLARRVSEAHVSDNPALRHTSVANKWKTIHLLLYPGHNATQIQYNLTLQKEDDTEFVMSFSVAVDTREAPQANVSQAVIKDADKEPKPTVTLEPPVPFLDIPEDKQGPKIQKRPPGELQAAIEVPSLNVSLLPADLQSELQKLXEKLLIGDITMKGYNFTKAELLKPYMTQKKQDSQPANEGAVKVQRKPYKDLEGEHSEGKPAVEDKAGNIMQENPNPKEEMIXKDVAVPLKPVTPLVKVDIDDKNEKHFENPKQYNLNAAIERPKTSKLLSRISKPKSTEIQGEPXDAAVGAPIGRRLQHYISADRGFLPWERRKYFQKLLEEEERLQRELSYEAAGAATGXRLQDTFADSLRYVNKLLNGQFGFTSRKVPAHMPHMIDCLIMQGLQDTFPEEFAKTSGHTVRHSEDMQFAFSYFYFLMSAQQQLNVSDVFDEIDTDHSGVLSDREIRTLATRIHELPLSLQDLTGLEQMLINCSKTLPTNLTQLHLVNPTQEAYYDPSMPPVTKGLVLHCKPITERIHKAFRDQNKYRFEIMGEEEIAFKMVRTNVSHVVGQLDDIRKNPRKFICLNDNIDHSHKDAATVKAVLRDFYESMFPLPSQFELPREYRNRFLHMDELQDWRVYRDKLKFWTHCVLVTLVVFTIMSFFAEQLILLKRKLFPRRRVNKDSNPERV from the exons ATGCAGCGGCATGCTTTGCCAAAGAGAACCATGGTAGTCGTCAACTCGGTGCTCAAGCTGTTGCAGAGGCAGACCTACACCTGTCTGTCCCATCGGTACGGGCTCTACCTCTGCTTTGGGGGGATAGTCCTCATGATAGTGTCCGCCTTTCAGTTTGGAGAG GTGGTGGTGGAGTGGAGTCGGGACCAGTATCATGTGCTCTTCGATTCCTACAGAGACAATGTGGGTGGCAAATCGTTCCAAAGCAG GCTCTGTCTGCCCATGCCTATTGATGTAGTGTACACATGGGTGAATGGCACAGATGTGGCTCTGCTAAAAGAACTGAAGACGGTCAAAGAGCAACTGGAGGAGGAACAAAGAGCACTGAG GGAACGCCTGGGGAAAAATGCCAGTGAGACAACTGAAGTGCCAAAAGAGAG tgTAAAGCCAGAATGCCTGCTGTCCCACTGCATCATAGCGCCAATGCTGGCCCTGGACCCCGCTCTGCCTGCCAACATCACTCTCAAAGAGCTACCgtcactctctccctccttctccacTGCcaaagagctgctgctgatgaacaCACCCTTCCACCCGTCCAACACTGTGACTGTGGCTGTCTTCCATTCACAGGCTGACg ctgATAAAGCCTACAAAGATGTGTCTAAAGAACTCCAGAAATTCTCCGTGTCCAGATGTTACCTG ACGACAGATAAAGAGGCTCCTGGTCTGATCCGCATGCAGTCTCTGGCGTACCTGAGCGGCTTCCCGGCGACCTTCAAGCAAACGGAGCAGCTGAGAGTCAAACTGCCCTCCGTCATAACCACTAAAATTAATCAG TTTGAGTTGTACTCTGAGGCCAGCATCGCCCTGCTCCACCTGAAAACCCCACAGGATTTCACCGATCTGACCCAGCAGGCTAAAAAGAACCTGACCTTGGATGGTAAAGAGTTAACCATAAGCCCTGGCTACCTGTTCTGGGACCTCACCGCCATCTCACAG TCCAAACAGGATGAAGATGTTTCTGCCAGCCGGTTCGAGGACAATGAGGAGCTCCGCTACTCACTGCGCTCTGTGGAGAAACACGCTCCCTGGGTGCGACACATCTTCATCGTCACTAATGGCCAGATTCCGTCCTGGCTCAACCTGGATAACCCCAGAGTTACAGTTGTCACACATCAG GATATCTTCTTGAACCACAGCCACCTCCCCACTTTCAGCTCTCCTGCCATAGAGACCCACATCCACCGCATCCCTGGGCTCTCCCAAAAGTTCATTTACCTCAACGATGATGTGATGTTTGGCAAAGACGTCTGGCCGGACGACTTCTACAGCCACTCCAAAGGACAGAAG GTGTATCTCACTTGGCCTGTCCCCAACTGTGCTGAGGGCTGCCCAGGATCTTGGATCAAAGATGGCTACTGCGACAAAGCCTGCAACAACTCCGCCTGTGACTGGGATGGAGGGGACTGCCTGG GTGCAGCAGGGAGCAGCCGGTTTGCTGCCGGAGTCGGTGGGGGGGCCGGTGGAGCTGGTGGACAGGTGTGGCAGTTTGCAGGAGGTCTCGGAGGTATCGGGGGGACGTCGTACTGCAATCAAGGCTGTGCCAACTCCTGGCTCGCTGACAAGTTCTGTGACCAGGCCTGCAACGTTCTCTCCTGTGGGTTTGATGTGGGAGACTGTGGTCAAG AGCACTTTGGCGAGCTGCGCCATGTGACCCTGCTGAGGAATCTGAGCCTGTACACCCTCCCTGTCGGTGAAACCAAGCCGTACTTCAGCTTCGACAGACTGGCCCGCAGAGTCTCCGAGGCCCACGTCAGTGACAACCCGGCGCTTCGCCACACCTCCGTCGCCAACAAGTGGAAGACCATTCACCTGCTGCTCTACCCGGGTCACAACGCCACCCAGATCCAGTACAATCTCACTCTACAGAAGGAAGATGACACCGAGTTCGTCATGAGCTTCAGTGTAGCCGTCGACACCCGCGAGGCGCCTCAGGCTAACGTGTCCCAGGCTGTTATCAAAGACGCCGACAAAGAGCCGAAGCCGACCGTGACCCTGGAGCCTCCCGTCCCTTTCTTAGATATTCCCGAGGACAAACAGGGTCCTAAGATCCAGAAAAGGCCGCCTGGTGAACTTCAGGCTGCCATAGAAGTGCCTTCACTGAATGTGTCTCTTCTACCTGCTGATCTGCAAAGTGAGCTACAGAAGC GAGAGAAGCTCCTGATCGGGGACATTACTATGAAAGGTTATAACTTTACAAAGGCTGAACTTCTTAAACCCTACATGACTCAAAAGAAGCAAGATTCACAACCCGCTAATGAAGGTGCCGTAAAGGTGCAGCGAAAGCCCTATAAAGACTTGGAGGGAGAGCATTCGGAAGGAAAACCTGCCGTGGAAGATAAAGCTGGAAATATCATGCAGGAAAATCCAAACCCAAAAGAAGAAATGA AGAAAGATGTAGCTGTGCCGTTAAAGCCTGTCACTCCTCTAGTCAAAGTCGATATTGATGATAAGAATGAGAAACACTTTGAAAACCCTAAACAGTACAATCTAAATGCTGCGATCGAGAGACCCAAGACTTCCAAACTGCTAAGCAGAATTTCAAAACCCAAGAGCACGGAGATTCAGGGAGAGC TCGACGCTGCAGTTGGAGCTCCAATCGGGAGGAGACTCCAGCACTACATCTCCGCAGACAGAGGCTTCTTGCCCTGGGAGAGGAGGAAGTACTTCCAGAAACTTCTGGAG GAAGAGGAGCGTCTGCAGAGAGAGTTGTCGTACGAGGCCGCCGGTGCCGCCACTG CGCGGCTGCAGGACACTTTCGCCGACTCCTTGCGCTACGTCAACAAGCTGCTCAACGGCCAGTTCGGATTCACGTCCCGCAAAGTC CCTGCCCACATGCCCCACATGATCGACTGTCTCATCATGCAGGGGCTGCAGGACAC ATTCCCAGAGGAGTTTGCCAAGACCTCAGGTCACACTGTTCGTCACTCAGAGGACATGCAGTTCGCCTTTTCATACTTCTACTTCCTGATGAGTGCTCAGCAGCAGCTCAACGTGTCTGATGTGTTTGACGAGATCGACACCGACCACTCGGGCGTACTGTCCGACCGAGAGATTAGAACTCTGGCCACAAGGATCCACGAGCTGCCCCTCAGCCTGCAG GACCTGACTGGCCTGGAGCAGATGCTGATCAACTGCTCTAAGACTCTCCCGACTAACCTGACCCAGCTCCACCTGGTGAACCCCACTCAGGAGGCCTACTATGACCCCAGCATG CCTCCCGTCACCAAAGGCCTCGTCCTGCACTGCAAGCCCATCACAGAACGCATCCACAAAGCCTTCAGAGACCAAAATAAGTACAG GTTTGAGATcatgggggaggaggagatCGCTTTCAAAATGGTGCGGACTAATGTCTCCCATGTTGTCGGCCAGTTAGATGACATTAGGAAGAATCCAAG GAAGTTCATCTGTCTGAATGATAACATCGACCACAGCCATAAGGACGCGGCCACGGTGAAAGCTGTGCTGAGAGACTTCTATGAGTCCATGTTCCCCCTGCCGTCGCAGTTTGAACTGCCCAGAGAGTACCGCAACAGATTCCTGCATATGGATGAGCTCCAAGACTG GCGAGTTTATCGGGACAAGCTGAAGTTCTGGACTCACTGTGTCCTCGTGACGCTCGTCGTCTTCACCATCATGTCCTTCTTTGCCGAACAG